From a region of the Calditrichota bacterium genome:
- the otsB gene encoding trehalose-phosphatase — translation MNISATNRPTSVPSAERPRKPLSKSKTTTDAVRLKAFFERLMTAPERHLLLDYDGTIAPFQVERMEARPYDGIVPLLEEIRCGGTDVVIVSGRPSSEVVSLLGWQPHPDIWGCHGFEHLTPSGNRELIQIESDLEQVLDETRLALIAAGWSDLIEVKPGSVPLHWRRCTEAERERMRTVAGTIMARAAARDLRLSFRNFDGGLELRATTRTKGRVVEDVLKGVAADAVVAFLGDDLTDEDAFAALGDRGLKALVRSEWRPTLAEVHLMPPEGLFDFLDRWLQATKAKR, via the coding sequence CGGCGACGAACCGCCCGACGTCTGTCCCGAGTGCGGAGCGCCCAAGGAAGCCTTTGTCGAAGTCGAAGACGACAACTGACGCGGTCCGGTTGAAGGCGTTCTTTGAACGCCTGATGACGGCACCGGAGCGGCATCTTCTCCTCGACTACGACGGGACGATAGCGCCCTTTCAGGTCGAGCGTATGGAAGCGCGCCCTTATGACGGAATCGTGCCGCTTCTTGAGGAGATTCGTTGCGGCGGCACAGACGTAGTAATCGTTTCCGGTCGTCCGTCGAGCGAGGTCGTGAGCCTCCTCGGATGGCAGCCACACCCCGATATTTGGGGCTGCCACGGCTTTGAGCACCTCACACCATCCGGCAATCGGGAACTCATTCAGATCGAGTCCGATCTGGAACAGGTGCTTGACGAAACCCGCCTGGCCCTCATTGCGGCAGGCTGGAGCGATCTCATCGAAGTGAAGCCGGGTAGCGTTCCGCTGCATTGGCGAAGATGCACGGAAGCCGAACGCGAACGGATGCGAACCGTCGCCGGGACAATCATGGCCCGGGCGGCGGCACGCGATCTCCGCCTATCCTTTCGAAACTTCGACGGCGGGCTGGAACTGCGCGCCACGACCAGAACTAAAGGGAGAGTCGTCGAAGATGTTCTGAAAGGTGTCGCGGCTGACGCAGTCGTCGCTTTTCTGGGTGACGACCTGACCGACGAGGATGCATTCGCCGCGCTGGGTGACCGGGGCCTGAAGGCGCTCGTGCGTAGTGAGTGGCGTCCCACCTTGGCCGAAGTCCATCTTATGCCACCGGAGGGTCTATTCGATTTTCTCGATCGGTGGCTTCAGGCAACAAAGGCGAAGCGATGA